Sequence from the Erythrobacter insulae genome:
TCTGCCCTGCCCCATGCGAAGCAAGCTGCACGCTGAACATTGTTGACCAACCGGTCACGATCAAAAGCATCGAATGTGCGATTGTCGATCGAGGGTGGAAAGAAGACTGGATCAAACCGCAAGTGCCGGAGGAAAAGACCGGCAAATCAGTCGCCGTGGTCGGATCCGGTCCGGCTGGTATGGCCTGTGCGCAGCAACTCGCGCGGGCCGGGCACAGCGTCACCCTGTTTGAAAAAAGCGACCGGGTTGGCGGTTTGCTGCGTTACGGCATCCCCGATTTCAAGATGGAAAAGCACCTGATCAGCCGCCGCTGTCTTCAGATGCAGGCAGAGGGCGTCGAATTCCGCACGAGCAAAGAAGTCGGCGTCGATGTGTCTTTCCAAAGTCTCCAGGAAAACTTCGACGCAGTCGTGCTTTCGGGTGGTTCGGAAGCTGCACGTCAGCTGGCCATTCCGGGCGCTGAAATGCCTGGTGTGCGGCTCGCCATGGAATTCCTGACCCAGCAAAACAAACGCAATGCTGGCGATGATGAAGTCCGCGCCGCACCGCGCGGCAGCCTGCTGGCGACCGGCAAAGATGTTGTCGTCATCGGCGGCGGTGACACCGGCAGCGACTGTGTTGGTACATCCAACCGTCAGGGCGCGAAAAGCGTGACGCAGCTGGAAATCATGCCAAAACCGCCGGAAAAAGAAGACAAGGCGCTGACATGGCCCGATTGGCCGCTGAAACTGCGGACGTCTTCGAGCCACGAAGAAGGCGCCGAGCGTGACTGGGCGGTTTTGACGAAGCGCGTGATCGGCGATGGCGAAAAGACCACTGGCCTGGAATGCGCCCGCGTTCAGTGGGTCGATGGCCAAATGCGGGAAATCGAAGGCAGCACCTTCACAATCCCGGCCGATCTTATCTTGCTGGCGATGGGCTTCACCGGCCCGAAAAAAGCCGGCTTGCTTGAACAGGTCGGCGTCGATCTGACGGATCGCGGCAATGTGGATGCAAACACGGATGATTATGTAACCAACGTCCCCGGCGTATTCGCCTGCGGCGATATGCGACGCGGTCAGAGCCTCGTCGTATGGGCCATCCGCGAAGGTCGCCAATGCGCGCGCAGTGTCGATGAAATGCTAATGGGCGTTTCGGAATTACCCCGATAACTTTGCCTGCGCATGGGCCGCGCCAGTAAACTTTAAATTTCGGATTGATCTGTCCGCAATGTCGCTCGGATACAATCCCGGAGCGCGACGATTAGAATAGAACCCTCCGCAATCGCTTAGGTGTTTCTTGACAGTACCGCCCGGTTCGTGGTGACTGCAAGCACCTGAATTGTTTGGGGAAGATTAGGATCGCACAGTCAGACAAGCTAGGGAACGGCTTTAACCGCTCTACTACTATTCGCGTGATCGGTATTATGGCGGCCTGCACGGCGCAATCAGTGTGGGCCGGCGATGGGTCAATTTCCGCGCCGACCGGCCAAAGCACGACCGATCTTCCCGCGCCTTCGGACGAAACCGGATTGGCCGATGCTGCGCCGGGCAACAAAGACGTTGAAAAAGACGGCCCGATCCGCGCCCGGCTTGTCGCGTCGCAATTCGTGGATGCGCCAATTTCTGGCGATGCCGCGAACACATTGCGATATAGCGGGCGCGTGGATGCCTATGTCGATATCAGCGGCAGCGCATTCGGCCTTGATGACAGTTTCACTCTGACCGTCCGCCCCGAATATACATGGGGTGAAGATTCAAACGGGACGATTGGCCTGATCCCCAACAACACCGCCCTTTTCCGCGGAGAGACGTCAGGTGACTTCGATGTCTCGGCCAGCCTTACCAAGCGTTGGAAATCGGGCACCTCGCTGACCGTGGGTAAAGTCAACGTGCTGGATCTGGGCGGTCAATTGCCGGTTGTGGGAAGCGACGGGCATCGCGGGTTCCAGAATCTCAGCTTCGCTCTTCCGCCTTCGGCTGTCATCCCCAACACGCTAACCGGGGCGTTGCTGACCGTGCCGACGGACGATGCGCTGTTCCGGCTTTGGGTGTTTGATCCCGATTCGCAGTATGAACGCACAGGTTTTGAAACCGGTTTTGAAAGCGGAGTGGGGTTTCTGGGATCGGTTACGGTGCCAGTAAAAATCGGCGGGGCTCCGGGATATTATGCGCTTAAACTGACAGGCTCGACGCGTGATGACATTTCGGCCAGCAATCTGCCCGCCGTCCTCGTCCCCGCTCCGGGAAGCGCCTTTGGCAACACGTCTGGCGAATTTGCAGCCGTATTGGCCGCGTATCAATTCCTCGAAGTGTATCCCGAATCGCCGGGCAAGGGTTGGGGCTTTTTCGGTCAGGTTTATGCTTCGCTTGGCGATCCAACCTTCCTTGATAAAAGCGGCTTTTTCGGCATTTCCGGCAACCCGCGCAAACGCACACAGGACCGCTTTGGCGCGGGCTATTTCCGCTATTCCCTGACCGATGATCTCGTCACAGTTCTGGGCCCGCGCATCCCGCTTGAAGATGAAGAGGGGGTCGAGATATTTTACACTTTCGGCATCGCCGACAAGTTTGAACTGACCGCCAATGTGCAAGTCATCGACAGCGCAATCGCGGTTCGTGATACCGGCGTCATCTTTGGTATGCGCCTGACGACAGGGTTTTAACGGCTGAGGGCGTTTTTCAATTTGGGGATGCTGGAAACAGGCACGCTCCAGACTTGAAACAGTCCGGGTTCCGCCGCGCCGACAGGCCGGTCTGACGTGAACAATACGTGTTGATTATCCGGAGTAATTCGGGCTGCAAAATCATTGTTTGCCGAATTGATCGAAGCGCCGAGATTGACCGGATCGCTCCAGATGTCATCGCGTTTCACCGAAAGAAAAACATCAGTGCTGCCTGATCCGCCCCGGTCAGAATAATTGACAAGCATCAGATCGCCTGCCGGATTGACCCACGCCCCTGCGTCATTGCCGGGCGAATTGACCGGACCTTCAACTGGACGCGCTGCCTGAAAACCGCCTCCCGGCGCAGCGGGCGCAACATAGACATCCCGGTTGCCGACACCGTCCAGCCGCTCTGTCCAGAAATACAGATCACCATCGACCGTCAAATTTGGCGCTGTTTCATTGTGGACGAAGCGCAGTTTTGCGAGCCGCCCTGACCGTATCCGGTTGATATCGGGCTCGTCGATAGGCTCAGGCTCGGCGCCCTCGCGACTCAGATCGAGCCGGTACAGATCGAAATCCTCAAACACGTCGCGGCCATGGCGCGCGCGCTGCGTCGCCCAAGAGAAAAGCAGATACCTTCCGTCGGGTGAGAAACTAGGCCACTCAACGCGCTCACCTGCCGTCACTTCGACCTTCAGCGGCTTTGACCAGCCTGAGCCTTCGCGTTTCGCCATGAACAATTCCTGCGGGCACTCCCAGATAAGTGCGCAGTCAGCCTGAGGGAAATACAGGGTCTGACCATCAGGCGAGATCGCCGGAGTGAACGTGATCCTGCCTGATTGCCTCAGGTCCTCTGGCGCAAATAGCTGCGCGGCGCGGGGTGCGGTGCTTGTCGCATCGGCGGAGGTATCGCGGGCCGATTGCGCCGCCGAATTGCCGAGCAATGCAAAGCCCGCACCGGTGGCAAATGTGGCTGCGGCGGCATATATAAAGCCTTGTTTCATCATGGTTATCCTTATCAGCCCCTCCGCTGTGGATAGGGTTTTACGGATTGGGCAAAACTGGTGGCGATCTAAATCGCCTCTTTAATGACTGTTTTCGGTCATCTATAACCCTCTAATGAACGAAAGCCATCAACCGCCGCTGGATGAGGCCGATCGCCGGATCCTGAGAGAAGTGCAGAAGGATATCAGACGGTCGCCAGAGATGCTCGCTGACGCGGTCGGCATGTCGGTATCGAGTTTTCGGCGGAGGTTGAAGCGGCTGCGATCCAACGGACGGATCAAAGCCGAAGTCGCCCTGATCGAACCGGAAACCGCCGGAATCGAAATCGTCGTTGTCGTGACAATGCGGGAAGAACACAGCGCCGATTATGATCGCCTGAAACGCCGCATTCGCGAAGCCCCGGAAATCACCCAGTGTTATAGCGTGACGGGTGAAGTCGATTTGATCTTGCACGTCATCATGCCGGGAATGGAGCGGTTTGAAGCGTGGCTTCAAGAATACGTCTTGCAGGACAAGGCGGTGCGCCGCTGTACGTCACATGTCGTCTATTCCAGGATCAAATATGAAACGGCGCTGCCGATTTAATCCAGGCGCAGCCTAACCTGCGCATTTTACGCAAGTTGCCACACTCGGATCGTTTCTCAGCCGTTTTTCGGCAATGTCTTCACCGCAGCGCGCGCAATAACCCCATTCGCCCTGTTCAATCCGCACCAGAGCCGCCGCGATCCGGCTGCGCTCTGCAGCGCGGCGGCGCTCCTGCGCCTGCGCCATGGCCTGCTGCTGCATTGCGTCCATACGCGACAGGCGCCCGACGCTATCCTGTTGCAAGGTAACAGGCGCACGGGCTTCACCCGAAATCCGGTCTTCCTCGACCAGGTCGGCCTGACGCGCGATCAAAGCCGCTTTGGCTTCGTCCTCGGTCAATCCAGCCTCCAGTCGATCTGGCCGCGTCCCCGGCTTGCCAGAAACGCATTCGTCTGACTGAAGGGCTTTGAGCCAAAGAAACCGCGATAGGAGGACAGCGGGCTGGGGTGCGGAGCCTTCAAGACCAGATGATGATCCCCGCGCCCGAGCGCCGCAATCCGGCCCGCTTTTTTCGCCGCATGGCTGCCCCATAAAATGAATACGGCAGGCTCGCCCCGTTCTGCGACAGCGGCAACCGCTGCATCGGTGATCGCGTCCCATCCGCGCCCGGCATGGCTGCCCGCTTGCCCAGATTCGACGGTTAAAGTGTTGTTGAGAAGCAGCACGCCCTGCTCGGCCCAGCGGGTCAGGTTGCCGTGATCGGGCGGCTCGATGCCGAGATCACTTTCCAGCTCTTTGTACACATTGACCAGCGACGGCGGCAGTTTCACCCCGCGCTGCACCGAAAACGCCAATCCATGCGCCTGCCCCGGCCCATGATACGGGTCCTGACCAAGGATCACGGCCCGCACGCTATCCAGCGGGGTCAGAGCCAGCGCATTCAATCGCTGTCCGCGCGGCGGATATACAACCTTGCCTGCATCTTCCTGCATTCGCAGCCATCCGCCCAGCCCCCGCGATTCATCGGTGGCCAACGCAGGTTCCAGCGCGCCGCGCCAGCTTTCAGGGATATCGTCACTCGCCATTACTGACGCAGGCTACACCACTGGCCGCTTTCCCTCTATCCCCCTCTTTCCCTAGCCAATGATGTGGCGTAGGGCTGGGCCATGACTGTACATTTTCACGAAGAAGATCTCCCCGATGGCGTGCTGGAAGGCACCTCGGATCTGGCCGTTGATACCGAAACGATGGGTCTGATCACACACCGCGACAGGTTGTGCGTGGTCCAGATCAGCGATGGATCGGGTGACGAGCATCTGGTGCGTTTTTCGCCCGGTAGCGATTATGAAGCACCCAATCTGACCCGTATTCTGGCGGATCAGAACCGGACCAAACTGTACCACTTTGGCCGCTTTGATCTGGCAGCGATCCAATATTACCTTGGCATCACGGCGGGACCGGTATTCTGCACCAAAATTGCAAGCAAGCTGGTGCGGACATACACCGACCGCCACGGCCTTAAAAACCTCGTTGATGAATTGCTGGGTGAGAGCATTTCCAAACAACAGCAAAGCTCGGATTGGGGCGGACCCGTCCTAAGCGAGGCGCAGCGTGATTATGCAGCCTCCGACGTGCGCTTCCTCCACCGGATGCGTGATGAGCTGGTTATCCGGCTGGAACGCGAAGGCCGGATGGAAATGGCGCAGGCTTGTTTCGATTTTCTGCCGACCCGCGCGCAGCTCGATATTGCCGGTTGGTCCGAACATGATATTTTCAGCCACATGTAAGTAAAGGCTGGCACGACTCACACCATGGTCATGAAACCCCGCATCGAAACCAGCGAAGCCAAAGCGCTCCGCAATAAACGCCAGCATTTTGCGGCGCCGGGCGGCTCGCATGATAAGCTGGTGGCGTTTCTGGCGCGGGCTTTGCCCATGGGCGTGGGTATCGTTGCGGCCTTAATGGTGATCACACCCTTATCACCGCGCGGCGAAGTCAGCTTTCTGCTCGACCGCAATGAAGTGTCGGTGATCAATGAGCGGCTGAGTGTGGATAATGCGATGTATCGCGGGCGGGACGATAGCGGGCGGCCTTTTTCCGTAACCGCAGGCGATGCGGTGCAACGCTCAAGCACGGAAGGGCTTGTGCGGATGGACAATTTACGCGCGCAATTGCTTTTGACAGATGGCCCCGCCCGCTTGACCGCGCCGGGGGGAACCTATGATCTCAATACAGAAATCGTGGCTGTGGATGGCGCTGTCGAACTGAACGCCGCCGATGGCTACCGAATGAGCGCGCGCGGCGTCTCTATCAACATGGGGGATCGCATCATCAGCGGTGATAACGGGGTCGAGGGTGAAGTGCCCGCAGGCAGTTTTTCGGCCGACACTATGCGCGCTGATCTTGACGCGCGCACAATCAAACTTGAAGGCAATGCCCGCCTGACCATGATCCCCGGCAAGTTGAGGATGCCATGACCGCAAAGCACGATATTTCGGGCAAACGCCCAACGCGCCGTCTCGGCAAAATCGCCTTTGGCTGGATGGCCGGCGGGTTCGCTATGACACTGGCTGTCACAGGCGGTATCGGGCTTCAGGCTCAGGGAATTGCCGCGCACAACACCAATGCGCCGGTCAATTACAATGCAGGCAGCATCGAATTGCAGGACCGGCAAAACCGGGTCGCGTTATCGGGCGGGGTCACCGTGACGCAGGCCGGTCTGACTGTCCGATCCAACCGGATGCTGGTGAATTTCACAGACATCGGTTCGCTCAACATCCAACGGATCACCGCGACCGGCGGCGTGGTTGTCACGCGCGGCAATGAACGTGCCAGCGGCGATGTTGCGATTTACGATTTCTCGCGGCGGATTATCACTCTGGCGGGCAATGTCAGCCTGCGCCGGGGCACCGATACGCTTAATGGCGGGCGGCTTGTGATTGACCTGCGCAGCGGCGTTTCCAGCGTCGATGGATCGCCATCAGGCAGATCAGGCAGCGTTGGCGAGACGGGAAGCGATGGGCGGGTAACCGGCACGTTCTCTGTCCCTCAGAGCGATGAAAACGATTAGCCACCAAACCGCGAAACCGCCAAACCGGCGATCGTCTAATAAGCGTTGTCGTGGCGTAATACCCAAATGGTCTTGTAGATAATCTCTAAGTCGCGGCGGATCGTCCACCCGGCGATATATTCCAGATCGGATTGCAGCCGGTCCGTCAGGTCTTTTTCATGCTCGGTCGCGCCTCTATGGCCGCGGATCTGCGCGAGGCCAGTCAGGCCGGGTTTAAGGCTGTGCCGCTGCCAATATTGGCCATCGACTTCCCAAAAGAACTTGTTGTTCGCGCGGCTGCCCAAAGCATGCGGGCGAGGCCCGACAAGTGACATTTCCCCGCGCAAAACATTGATCATCTGCGGCAGCTCATCAATGCTGGTCCGCCGGATGAATGATCCGATTTTCGTAATTCGCGCATCATCGCGCATCGTCGATTGATCGCCATCGGCATCCGACTGCGCGCTGCGCATGGAGCGGAATTTCAGCATATCGAAAAATTGGTTTCCGCGCCCCAAACGGCGTTGAATGAAAAGGACCGGACCGCGGTCTTCCAGTTTGATAATAACGGCCACCACCAGCAACACTGGCGCAAGCACAATCAAAGCGAGTCCGGCAACCGCGATATCAAAACCGCGTTTCATAATGCGGCCCCGCATACCCAACGGACCGGTCGAGACGACCTGTGTCGTGCGGCCAAGATCATCGTACCGGTGCACGCCCAAAACGCCCAGCTCATGCGCGGGCTCGCTTACAATCTCGCCATATATCCCGGATGATTTCAGCAGCAACGCCCAGGCTTTGCGCCGGTCTGGCGAACAGCTGATGACCACTCTATCCTGATAGGCGAGCAATTTGCCGAGGCGATCCAGCACAAACGGATCCTGGCCAGCGGCATCCAGATTGTGTTCGCGCGCATCAACCATCATACAATTGCTCAACGCAAATTCAGGGCCGCCATCCATTATCACCAATCGATTGCGGATTTTGCCGCCCCAGAACCGCTGTATCAATACAGGGATCATCCGGCGCGAGGCGGTAAGTATGATAGCGGATAATATCAGACCAAGAGTAACCGCCACGCGCGAAAATTCTGCGTTCGACTTGGTGTAAAACGCCACAAAGTTCAGCAGCGCCGCCGATATAAACAACGCCGTCAGCATCTTGCGCACCGCATACACCCAATCGCCCAGCGCGCCTTGCCCATAGGTGGAATTGTAGAGTGCGATGGTAAAATATAACGGCAGCAGAGTTTGCGCCGCCAGCATGCTGCGCGGTTCCCACCAGACACCTTCATACACAAACGTCGCGGCCGCAAAGCTGAGATTGATCAGAACCGCGTCGGCTATCAACATGAGCGCATATGCGCGGAGCCGCCGCCGCTCCAGCGAGGGTGCGATCCATTGATCAATTGCGTCCGGTTTTTCAGCCTCTAACAGAGGCCCCGACATCTTGTTCATGCGACACAGTCCTAAGCGTAACGCGAGAATACGCATTACCCCTTAGGGGTGCATACATCATGAATGGGCTCCGGGACGAATGCAGAGTGCGGATATGCGGGGGATTTTACCTTTTGGTCGCGAAACGGGCGATTTCGGCGAGATCCTGCGACAACAGCAATTCAGCCGATTGGCTGTTGGACAGCAGCGCCCGATGCAGCTTCACCAGACGCGGGATCAAACGGTCCAGTTTGCCGCGATGCCAGCGCGACAATTGATGCCGGATGTCGCGTTCTTCTTTCCAGAAAATACCCAGCTGCGCCTTTTCGCCTTTGCTTAACGTGTCAAACGAGCCGCGCGGGCCCAGCCTTCCGGTAATCTGGGCAAGCTGCGCGGCGCGCCGTTCCAACGCCAGCAATAGGCCGACGGGATTGAGCCCGAGCTCTCGCATCCGCCGAATTTCGGTCGATAGCCGTTGCAAATCGCCGCCCATCACCGCGTTGACGACCGGCTGAAACCCGTCCTCTTCGGTGGCAGCGCCAATCTCGCTGTAATCCTCGACAGAGGCGGATTTGGGCGATTGCGGATCGGCATCGCAATACAGCGCCAGCTTTGTGACTTCGGATTGGGCAAGCCGCACATCCAGCCCGGCGGCGCGCGCGATCCGTTCGGCCAGATCACCGCCCAGCCTCAAACCGGCAGCATCCGCCATTCCTCTGACAGAGACAGCCACAGTCGCAAGGTCAGGTGGATAGAACATCGCGACGAGCGCGTCGGGCCGTTTTTCAAGCAGTTTGGCAGTCCGCGATTTATCGGTCGCAGACGTCGCGACGACAAATATGGGCGCGGCATCGCCCGCCCCCGCTTCTCCTGTTTCGACAAGCGCCTTAAGCGCATCATGCGCTTCGTCCCCTGTCGCCCGCACAAGGATATGCCGTTTGTCACCAAACAGCGATTCCGTTCGCGCTTCATCGCCCAGCATCGCGGGATCACGGCGCAGATCCGCCCCGGCAATATCAACGCGCTCACCGGCGTCGGGCAGAGTTTCGATAATCTTGTTGGCAGCGGCCGATGCGCCCGCTTCGTCTGGTCCGCAAAAAAAGAAGATGCTGGCTCGATCAGTCCCGGACGGAAGCCCGCGGGCAAAATCTTTTTGCGTGGCCTTCATTGCGGCCTCACTCGGCAGAAGGCTTTCTGGCCTGCTCTCTCAGCGCCAGCGCAATAGTGGTGGTCATCCGGTCGGCCACCTCTTGCGCCAGATTTTCCAAAGCGCGCTGTTCGGCGGCGATGGTGGCATATTCACTCGACACGACATCAATACCGGCATCCGAGCCAGCCGTTGCATCCAGCAAGATTTCGCCGGTTGCCAGATCAACCAATTGATAGCGCGCGCGCAAAATCCGACGTTCGCGGCTGATTGTGTCATCGTTAAGCACGCCCAGCGCTTCAAGAGCATCATCAAGCCGCACATCGAGCCGGTAGGCAGGCGTCGCATCGCCCGCGATGCCAAACCGGTCGGTCAACGCATTACGGATCAGCCAGCCGCCTCTGCCGGGTATGGCAGGCACATCGATTGCGCCCAAACCCTGGGCGATGCCCGCATTGGTGCCGCCCGCATACATCGGTTGAAGCCCGCATGCAGGCAAAGCCAAAGCGGCCAATAGGATGAACGCGCCGCGCATCATGTAACGATATTGACCAGCCTGTCGGGCACTACAATCACCTTGCGAATTTCTGCTCCGTCCACCGAACGCTGAACCTTCTCGCTCGCCAGTGCAAGCGCTTCGAGCGTGTCTTTCGGGGCTCCCTTGGGCGCGGTGATCGTATCGCGCAGCTTGCCCATGTGCTGGATCGCGATGGTGACTTCGTCTTCGATCAGCATCGCCGGATCGTGGTCTGGCCATGCGGCATCAGCGATCAGACTGTCATGGCCCAGTTTCGCATAGGCTTCTTCCGCGAGGTGCGGCATCATCGGGCTAACGAGATGCAGGACCGCGCGAATCGCGAAATTCCTCGCCTCGCTCGGCTGCGCTTTTTCTGCGGCTCCGGTCAGCTCGTAAATGCGCGCCACAGCTTTGTTGAAACCGAGCGCTTCGATATCGTCAGCCACTGCGACGATTGCCTGATGTGCCTTGCGGGCCAGCGCCTTGTCTTCGCCGGTGGCGGTTTCATCATAGCTATCAAACAACCGCCAAAGACGTTGGACAAAGCGCGCGCAGCCTTCGATCCCGCTGGCCGACCATGGCAGATCGCGCTCTGGCGGGCTGTCAGACAGCATAAACCAGCGCACGGCATCCGCGCCGTATTCGTCGATGATATTATCGGGATCGACGACGTTCTTTTTCGACTTCGACATTTTGACAACGCGGCCAGCGGCAACAGGCGCGCCATCTTCAATCGTCACCCAGTCCTGACCATCCTTGCGGACTTCATCTGGCGACAACCAGCTGCCATCGCCAAGGCTGTATGTCTCATGCGTCACCATGCCCTGCGTGAACAGCGCGGCGAATGGTTCTTTCACATCCAGTTTGCCGATATGCGCCAGTGCGCGCGTCCAGAAACGGGCATAGAGCAGGTGCAAAATCGCATGTTCGACCCCGCCGATATAATGCTGCACCGGCAGCCACTTGGCGATTTCTTCCGCATCGAACGGCTTGTCCGCAGGTTGGCTCGCAAAGCGCAGGAAATACCACGATGAATTGGTGAACGTATCGAGCGTATCGGTCTCGCGCGTGGCCTTACCGCCGCAGGTCGGGCAATCGACATGCTTCCACGTTGCGTGGCGTTCCAACGGGTTGCCGGGCGTTTCGAAATCCACATCATCGGGCAACGTCACCGGAAGCTGATCTTTCGGCACCGGCACCACGCCGCACGTATCGCAGTGGATGAACGGGATCGGCGTGCCCCAATAACGCTGGCGTGAAATGCCCCAATCGCGCAGCCGCCATACGGTGGTGCCTTTGCCCCAGCCGCCGTCTTCGGCGCGCTTGATCACTTCGGCTTTGGCATCTTCCACGCTCATCGCGTCGAGGAAATCCGAATTGACGATCACGCCGTCACCAGCCTCGGCCTCATCGCCCATCGGCGCATCTGCCTGCGCGATATCGCTGGCGACGACGCGCGTGATGGGCTGGCCGTATTTGGTCGCGAATTCGAAATCGCGCTGGTCGTGGCCCGGTACGCCCATAACCGCGCCGGTGCCGTAATCCATCAACACGAAATTCGCGATGAAGACTGGCATGGCCTGGCCCGTAAACGGATGTTTCGCGGTGATGCCGGTATCAAAACCGAGCTTTTCCGCGGTTTCAAGTTCGGCCGCTGTCGTCCCGCCGCGTTTGCACTCTTCGATAAAGGCCGCCGCATCGGCGCTTTGTCCAGCGGCGCTTTGCGCAATCGGGTGGTCGGCCGCAATCGCACAGAAACTCGCGCCGAAAATCGTGTCGGGCCGCGTGGTGTAAACCGGCAGTTTCTCCCCATTCGACAACTCGAAAGAGAATTCCAAACCGGAAGATTTGCCGATCCAGTTTTCCTGCATCAGCCGGACTTTTTCAGGCCAATCTTCAAGCTCGCCAAGGCCGCCCAGCAGGTCTTCGGCAAAGTCGGTTATCTTGAGGAACCACTGGTCCAGCTTGCGTTTTTCAACCTCAGCGCCGGAACGCCAGCCCTTGCCATCGATCACCTGTTCATTGGCCAGCACGGTCATATCGACCGGGTCCCAGTTCACTTCGGAGGATTTCCGGTAAACTAGGCCAGCGGTGTACATATCGATGAACAGCGATTGTTCATGACCGTAATATTCCGGGTCGCAGGTCGCAAATTCACGCGTCCAATCGAGCGCAAAGCCGATCCGTTTCAGCTGCGCCTTCATGCCTTCGATATTGGAGCGGGTCCAAGCGCCGGGATGCACCTTTTTTTCCATCGCGGCATTTTCTGCGGGCATCCCAAACGCGTCCCAGCCCATCGGGTGGAGCACCTCGTGCCCGCGCATCTTCTTATAGCGGGCCAGCACATCGCCCATCGTGTAATTGCGCACATGCCCCATATGGATGCGCCCCGATGGATAGGGGAACATC
This genomic interval carries:
- the lptC gene encoding LPS export ABC transporter periplasmic protein LptC, producing the protein MVMKPRIETSEAKALRNKRQHFAAPGGSHDKLVAFLARALPMGVGIVAALMVITPLSPRGEVSFLLDRNEVSVINERLSVDNAMYRGRDDSGRPFSVTAGDAVQRSSTEGLVRMDNLRAQLLLTDGPARLTAPGGTYDLNTEIVAVDGAVELNAADGYRMSARGVSINMGDRIISGDNGVEGEVPAGSFSADTMRADLDARTIKLEGNARLTMIPGKLRMP
- a CDS encoding ribonuclease D, which codes for MTVHFHEEDLPDGVLEGTSDLAVDTETMGLITHRDRLCVVQISDGSGDEHLVRFSPGSDYEAPNLTRILADQNRTKLYHFGRFDLAAIQYYLGITAGPVFCTKIASKLVRTYTDRHGLKNLVDELLGESISKQQQSSDWGGPVLSEAQRDYAASDVRFLHRMRDELVIRLEREGRMEMAQACFDFLPTRAQLDIAGWSEHDIFSHM
- a CDS encoding Lrp/AsnC family transcriptional regulator yields the protein MNESHQPPLDEADRRILREVQKDIRRSPEMLADAVGMSVSSFRRRLKRLRSNGRIKAEVALIEPETAGIEIVVVVTMREEHSADYDRLKRRIREAPEITQCYSVTGEVDLILHVIMPGMERFEAWLQEYVLQDKAVRRCTSHVVYSRIKYETALPI
- the ung gene encoding uracil-DNA glycosylase codes for the protein MASDDIPESWRGALEPALATDESRGLGGWLRMQEDAGKVVYPPRGQRLNALALTPLDSVRAVILGQDPYHGPGQAHGLAFSVQRGVKLPPSLVNVYKELESDLGIEPPDHGNLTRWAEQGVLLLNNTLTVESGQAGSHAGRGWDAITDAAVAAVAERGEPAVFILWGSHAAKKAGRIAALGRGDHHLVLKAPHPSPLSSYRGFFGSKPFSQTNAFLASRGRGQIDWRLD
- a CDS encoding TolB family protein yields the protein MMKQGFIYAAAATFATGAGFALLGNSAAQSARDTSADATSTAPRAAQLFAPEDLRQSGRITFTPAISPDGQTLYFPQADCALIWECPQELFMAKREGSGWSKPLKVEVTAGERVEWPSFSPDGRYLLFSWATQRARHGRDVFEDFDLYRLDLSREGAEPEPIDEPDINRIRSGRLAKLRFVHNETAPNLTVDGDLYFWTERLDGVGNRDVYVAPAAPGGGFQAARPVEGPVNSPGNDAGAWVNPAGDLMLVNYSDRGGSGSTDVFLSVKRDDIWSDPVNLGASINSANNDFAARITPDNQHVLFTSDRPVGAAEPGLFQVWSVPVSSIPKLKNALSR
- a CDS encoding glutamate synthase subunit beta; translation: MGKDTGFLELDRRERDYLDPKERLSNYREFVIQPDDATLSAQASRCMDCGIPYCHNGCPVNNMIPDWNHLVYENDWRNALDMLHSTNNFPEFTGRICPAPCEASCTLNIVDQPVTIKSIECAIVDRGWKEDWIKPQVPEEKTGKSVAVVGSGPAGMACAQQLARAGHSVTLFEKSDRVGGLLRYGIPDFKMEKHLISRRCLQMQAEGVEFRTSKEVGVDVSFQSLQENFDAVVLSGGSEAARQLAIPGAEMPGVRLAMEFLTQQNKRNAGDDEVRAAPRGSLLATGKDVVVIGGGDTGSDCVGTSNRQGAKSVTQLEIMPKPPEKEDKALTWPDWPLKLRTSSSHEEGAERDWAVLTKRVIGDGEKTTGLECARVQWVDGQMREIEGSTFTIPADLILLAMGFTGPKKAGLLEQVGVDLTDRGNVDANTDDYVTNVPGVFACGDMRRGQSLVVWAIREGRQCARSVDEMLMGVSELPR
- a CDS encoding carbohydrate porin, producing the protein MIGIMAACTAQSVWAGDGSISAPTGQSTTDLPAPSDETGLADAAPGNKDVEKDGPIRARLVASQFVDAPISGDAANTLRYSGRVDAYVDISGSAFGLDDSFTLTVRPEYTWGEDSNGTIGLIPNNTALFRGETSGDFDVSASLTKRWKSGTSLTVGKVNVLDLGGQLPVVGSDGHRGFQNLSFALPPSAVIPNTLTGALLTVPTDDALFRLWVFDPDSQYERTGFETGFESGVGFLGSVTVPVKIGGAPGYYALKLTGSTRDDISASNLPAVLVPAPGSAFGNTSGEFAAVLAAYQFLEVYPESPGKGWGFFGQVYASLGDPTFLDKSGFFGISGNPRKRTQDRFGAGYFRYSLTDDLVTVLGPRIPLEDEEGVEIFYTFGIADKFELTANVQVIDSAIAVRDTGVIFGMRLTTGF
- a CDS encoding TraR/DksA C4-type zinc finger protein, with product MTEDEAKAALIARQADLVEEDRISGEARAPVTLQQDSVGRLSRMDAMQQQAMAQAQERRRAAERSRIAAALVRIEQGEWGYCARCGEDIAEKRLRNDPSVATCVKCAG
- a CDS encoding LptA/OstA family protein, producing the protein MTAKHDISGKRPTRRLGKIAFGWMAGGFAMTLAVTGGIGLQAQGIAAHNTNAPVNYNAGSIELQDRQNRVALSGGVTVTQAGLTVRSNRMLVNFTDIGSLNIQRITATGGVVVTRGNERASGDVAIYDFSRRIITLAGNVSLRRGTDTLNGGRLVIDLRSGVSSVDGSPSGRSGSVGETGSDGRVTGTFSVPQSDEND